A stretch of the bacterium genome encodes the following:
- the alr gene encoding alanine racemase, with protein MALPRLAWVEIDSEAIRNNLSLIRERVGEEVKIMSVVKANAYGHGALGVAKIAADWGVDMFGVSAFFEAKQLREAGIRLPILILGYTPAENYEDMIDYDVTATIKNLDVAKALVTAARRKDKIAKVWIKVDTGMHRLGLEPDQVLYFCKKLTDFPNLEIAGIFTHFADADDDEEFTAEQLERFKKVVEELESNGIKIPIKSASASSAIFGYPDSHFNMVRSGLAVLGINRNSKLTFDQRLKPALTFKTEVVQVHELSPGETVGYGRAFRVDRPSRIATLAVGYGDGFRRAPHNWGEVIIKGRRVPLAGRVSMDQAAADITDINEDIRDGEEVTLIGSDGKETIRIEEVADQLQTSPYEVAVNLSNRVTRIYK; from the coding sequence ATGGCTCTACCAAGATTGGCGTGGGTAGAAATCGATTCGGAAGCAATAAGAAACAACCTTTCCTTGATCAGAGAAAGGGTTGGTGAGGAAGTAAAAATCATGTCGGTGGTAAAAGCTAATGCTTATGGTCATGGTGCACTCGGAGTTGCCAAAATTGCCGCTGACTGGGGAGTAGATATGTTTGGGGTTTCTGCTTTTTTTGAGGCTAAACAATTGCGTGAAGCCGGAATCAGACTTCCAATATTAATTTTGGGCTACACTCCCGCGGAGAATTACGAGGACATGATTGACTATGATGTTACGGCAACAATCAAAAATCTTGATGTTGCCAAAGCTTTGGTTACAGCAGCAAGGAGAAAGGACAAAATTGCCAAAGTTTGGATCAAGGTTGATACTGGGATGCACCGGCTCGGTCTTGAGCCAGACCAGGTCCTTTATTTCTGCAAGAAACTCACGGACTTTCCCAATTTGGAGATTGCAGGTATTTTTACTCACTTTGCCGATGCTGACGACGATGAGGAATTTACTGCAGAGCAGTTGGAGAGATTCAAAAAAGTTGTTGAAGAGCTTGAAAGTAATGGTATCAAAATTCCGATCAAAAGTGCGTCCGCGTCAAGCGCGATTTTTGGTTACCCCGACTCTCACTTTAATATGGTTCGTTCTGGTTTGGCGGTACTTGGTATCAACCGCAATAGTAAATTAACTTTTGATCAAAGACTGAAGCCAGCTTTAACTTTTAAAACCGAGGTAGTTCAAGTCCACGAGCTCAGTCCTGGAGAAACCGTAGGTTACGGACGGGCTTTTCGAGTTGACCGACCAAGTCGGATTGCCACACTTGCAGTGGGTTATGGGGACGGCTTTCGTCGGGCTCCGCACAATTGGGGTGAGGTTATTATAAAGGGAAGACGGGTACCTCTAGCTGGACGGGTCTCCATGGATCAGGCAGCTGCCGACATTACCGATATTAACGAGGACATTCGTGATGGCGAAGAAGTTACCCTGATTGGTTCAGATGGAAAAGAGACGATTCGAATTGAAGAAGTGGCTGACCAGCTTCAAACCTCTCCTTACGAAGTGGCGGTCAATTTAAGCAACCGAGTGACAAGGATTTACAAATGA
- a CDS encoding sugar phosphate nucleotidyltransferase, translated as MKGTAAIILAAGEGTRLNSGQPSPKPKALYEVAGKPMIHYSLEVVKKLGIEDTVIVIGHLGEQIKEALGDNYKYALQPQATGTGEAVRLGLERVNEKSEKVLVLYGADVYQKSILEVLLAQHLLEKPTISFLTAETENPTGLGRIVRDDQGNLEAIVEEKVATEEQKRIKEVNDGCYLFDRVWLEKSIKNLKLTKANEYFLTDLVELAVAEEAKIVTHKIDTQGWFGVDTPEQLSLTSEFIEKHWSKDEA; from the coding sequence ATGAAAGGTACTGCAGCAATTATTCTCGCGGCTGGAGAAGGAACTAGATTAAATTCCGGTCAACCCTCACCAAAGCCCAAAGCTCTCTATGAAGTGGCAGGAAAACCAATGATCCATTACTCTCTAGAGGTTGTGAAAAAGTTGGGGATTGAAGACACGGTAATAGTGATTGGCCATTTGGGAGAGCAAATCAAAGAAGCTCTTGGGGACAATTACAAATACGCTCTTCAGCCACAAGCGACAGGAACAGGAGAAGCAGTCCGCCTTGGCTTGGAAAGAGTCAACGAAAAATCAGAAAAGGTTCTGGTTCTTTATGGAGCTGATGTTTACCAAAAGAGTATTTTGGAAGTTTTACTCGCCCAACATTTGTTGGAAAAGCCGACCATCAGTTTTTTGACCGCCGAGACCGAAAACCCGACCGGTTTGGGAAGAATTGTTCGAGATGACCAAGGCAATCTCGAAGCTATTGTTGAGGAAAAAGTCGCCACTGAGGAACAAAAAAGGATCAAAGAAGTCAATGACGGCTGTTACTTATTTGACCGGGTTTGGCTTGAGAAAAGTATCAAAAACTTAAAGTTAACTAAAGCAAATGAGTATTTTCTCACCGATTTGGTTGAGTTGGCAGTAGCCGAGGAGGCAAAAATAGTTACCCACAAGATTGATACTCAAGGCTGGTTTGGAGTCGATACGCCAGAGCAGCTTTCTTTGACCTCCGAGTTTATCGAGAAGCATTGGAGTAAAGATGAAGCCTAA
- the murB gene encoding UDP-N-acetylmuramate dehydrogenase — protein sequence MDPEEKLINKLGFNRVRVNEPMSSHTYMKVGGPADVFLEVKTEEELIEAVGLAREFEVPYYILGQGANVLISDKGIRGLVILNRTSAIKFLPHGFVEVESGVNMVQLMLEASKRGLSGLERMMRVPSSVGGAIFMNAGDTGKGEFFGHLVAQIKVLTPEGKIEKVYPEKAGFDYRTSRFQGSGEVILSAKIALKISNKKEIEERVKDILQRKVNHPAGATVGSTFRNPPGGHAGELIEKAGLKGKQIGGAKISEKHGNFIINTGSAKAADVKALVDLMKKEVEEKFNIELLEEVRYLGDWGNG from the coding sequence ATGGATCCAGAAGAAAAACTTATCAACAAGCTTGGTTTCAATCGCGTGCGGGTCAACGAACCAATGAGTTCGCACACCTACATGAAGGTGGGTGGACCAGCCGATGTTTTTCTTGAGGTCAAGACAGAAGAAGAACTAATTGAAGCGGTCGGCCTCGCCCGTGAATTTGAGGTTCCCTACTATATTCTCGGTCAAGGGGCCAACGTACTTATTTCCGACAAAGGAATCAGAGGTTTGGTGATTCTGAATCGCACTTCCGCAATCAAGTTTTTGCCTCACGGTTTTGTGGAAGTTGAATCAGGGGTTAACATGGTGCAGTTGATGCTCGAAGCCTCAAAACGAGGTTTAAGCGGTTTGGAAAGAATGATGCGGGTCCCCTCTTCGGTGGGAGGAGCGATTTTTATGAATGCCGGAGATACAGGAAAGGGGGAGTTCTTTGGTCATTTGGTTGCCCAAATCAAGGTTCTTACTCCGGAGGGTAAAATTGAAAAAGTTTATCCTGAGAAAGCCGGGTTCGATTACCGGACGAGCCGTTTTCAGGGTTCTGGTGAAGTCATTCTTTCCGCCAAAATTGCTCTCAAGATCTCAAACAAAAAAGAAATTGAAGAGCGGGTCAAGGATATTTTACAAAGAAAAGTAAATCACCCAGCTGGAGCTACGGTTGGCTCGACTTTTCGCAACCCTCCGGGTGGGCACGCTGGTGAGTTGATTGAGAAAGCTGGTTTGAAGGGAAAGCAAATTGGAGGAGCTAAAATCAGTGAAAAACACGGCAACTTCATTATTAACACTGGTAGTGCCAAAGCTGCCGATGTAAAAGCACTCGTAGATTTGATGAAAAAAGAGGTTGAAGAAAAATTTAATATTGAGCTACTCGAAGAGGTACGTTACTTAGGAGACTGGGGCAATGGCTAA
- a CDS encoding cyanophycin synthetase, producing MKPKKVHFIFAGGAAVSAVAALAEKNGFEVSACEHLNPDSPFFGELLKLKIPTFKECSKEHLQDVEMLVVSNATKKIDPENSEVEEAERLKLPVKIAEEFLAEFLLQDKKVVAVAGTNGKSTTTAMLGLILEKARLDPSVFVGAVVPDWQSNYRAGKGEIFVIEADEYSEKFLLYRPQVEIITNIEFDHPDYFTSLEAVQSAFEDFAAQVASDGALFLGPKVELRNQKEKQKTFVKENFNLRVPGQFNQENASLAFAAALYLGVGSEIAKQALEVFDGISRRFEFRGEAKGIKVFDDYAHHPSGVAVTLKAAREKFPNEKIWCVFQPHTFSRLEKLFPQFVEAFEKAPVDNIVLLPVYASRERAGKFVSDDLARAIKNKEVVSTGSKEQAAVYLAKNVDFGSVILNLGAGDSNELSELILKKVGNKA from the coding sequence ATGAAGCCTAAAAAAGTTCATTTTATTTTCGCCGGTGGGGCGGCAGTCAGTGCGGTTGCTGCTTTGGCAGAAAAAAACGGTTTTGAGGTGAGCGCTTGTGAGCACTTAAATCCGGACTCACCCTTTTTCGGTGAACTTTTAAAATTGAAGATACCCACCTTCAAAGAGTGCAGCAAAGAGCATTTGCAAGACGTGGAAATGTTGGTTGTCTCCAACGCGACCAAGAAAATCGATCCGGAAAATTCTGAAGTTGAAGAAGCAGAAAGATTAAAACTGCCAGTCAAGATAGCCGAAGAATTTCTCGCGGAATTTTTGCTTCAGGACAAGAAGGTCGTTGCAGTTGCTGGGACCAACGGAAAAAGTACAACCACAGCGATGCTCGGCTTAATTTTGGAAAAAGCTCGCTTAGACCCGAGCGTTTTCGTGGGAGCAGTAGTTCCGGACTGGCAAAGCAACTACCGGGCGGGCAAGGGAGAAATTTTCGTCATCGAGGCGGATGAGTATTCGGAAAAGTTTTTGCTTTATCGACCACAAGTTGAGATCATTACCAACATCGAGTTCGATCATCCAGACTACTTTACTTCACTGGAAGCAGTTCAGTCAGCCTTTGAAGATTTTGCCGCCCAAGTTGCTTCCGATGGCGCGCTCTTCCTGGGTCCAAAAGTTGAGCTGAGAAATCAGAAAGAAAAACAAAAAACTTTTGTCAAAGAAAATTTTAATTTGAGGGTTCCAGGACAGTTTAATCAAGAAAACGCTTCTCTTGCTTTTGCTGCAGCGCTTTATCTTGGAGTTGGTTCTGAAATTGCCAAACAAGCTTTGGAAGTCTTTGACGGTATCAGCCGCCGCTTTGAGTTTCGCGGGGAGGCAAAGGGAATCAAAGTTTTTGATGATTACGCTCACCACCCCAGTGGGGTGGCAGTGACTCTAAAAGCCGCCCGAGAAAAATTCCCCAATGAGAAGATTTGGTGCGTTTTTCAGCCCCACACCTTCAGCCGCCTCGAGAAGCTGTTCCCGCAGTTTGTCGAAGCTTTCGAAAAAGCCCCAGTCGATAATATTGTGCTTTTACCGGTCTATGCTTCTCGGGAGAGAGCAGGAAAATTTGTTTCAGATGATCTGGCGCGGGCAATAAAGAACAAGGAAGTGGTTAGCACTGGTTCCAAGGAGCAAGCCGCAGTTTACCTTGCCAAAAATGTAGACTTTGGTAGCGTTATTCTCAATTTGGGAGCAGGAGATAGCAACGAGCTTTCCGAGCTAATATTAAAGAAAGTGGGGAACAAGGCCTGA
- a CDS encoding penicillin-binding protein 2 encodes MKNPRAWFLQGLFLFFALAILGRLFFWQVINYDEFVTAAANQHLTTVSIGADRGKILSFDLEVLVANQPSFLLFANLQQLKDSEKGKKDFGKLAKDIVDDLAPLLAEEKISDLKKPEKATTKEKKKILDSLKRSLTESLETENVVWVALAHKLTEKTKEKIEKLGLVGLGFEEQASRFYPNGSLAAQLLGFVGEDEDGNDRGYSGLEGFYDDQLRGRVGKLTEEVDAQGHPILAGLKSGAVPADGFDLVTTIDRTVQYTVERYLRAGMKKYSAKSGSAIVMDIKTGAILAVANVPSFDPSKWFSFENKDLRNGAISDVYEPGSTFKMITAAAALDSGAITTETVCPCTGPIKIAGYEIRTWNNQYHSGSTVSDILEHSDNVGASFMAEKVGKAKFIDYVKKFGFGKKTGVDLQGEETGLLKDPADWYPIDYVTSAFGQGISVTSLQMLTAASAIANGGKMMQPYLVQKIIGEKTIEHKPVEVGQIIKPKTASVMKELLFSAVENGEAKRLIPHGLRVAGKTGTAQIPIAGHYDPNKTVASFVGFGPVEKPKFAMIVRFNEPIPIYAAETSEPLFFDIARELYSYWGIAIH; translated from the coding sequence ATGAAGAACCCCCGAGCCTGGTTTCTCCAGGGTTTATTTTTATTTTTTGCTTTAGCGATACTAGGGCGACTCTTTTTTTGGCAAGTAATCAACTACGACGAGTTTGTGACTGCAGCGGCAAACCAGCATCTGACTACAGTTTCAATTGGGGCCGATCGAGGAAAGATCCTTTCTTTTGATCTCGAAGTCCTTGTTGCCAACCAACCGTCCTTTTTGCTTTTTGCCAACCTACAACAATTAAAAGATTCAGAAAAAGGGAAAAAAGACTTTGGCAAGCTTGCAAAAGATATTGTTGACGATTTAGCCCCCTTACTTGCCGAGGAGAAAATTTCCGATCTCAAAAAACCCGAGAAAGCAACCACCAAAGAGAAAAAGAAAATTCTCGATTCGCTCAAGAGATCTCTGACAGAATCTTTAGAAACTGAAAACGTGGTTTGGGTCGCCCTTGCCCACAAACTAACTGAAAAAACAAAAGAGAAAATAGAAAAACTCGGTCTCGTCGGTCTTGGTTTTGAAGAGCAAGCCTCACGTTTCTATCCCAATGGAAGTTTGGCAGCCCAGCTTCTTGGATTTGTGGGTGAAGATGAAGACGGCAATGACAGAGGCTACTCTGGGCTTGAGGGTTTTTATGACGATCAGTTGAGAGGTAGGGTAGGAAAGCTGACCGAAGAAGTAGATGCCCAGGGCCACCCAATTTTGGCAGGTTTAAAATCAGGAGCTGTTCCTGCTGATGGTTTTGATTTGGTGACAACAATTGACCGCACGGTTCAGTACACCGTTGAGCGTTACCTGAGAGCCGGAATGAAAAAATACTCTGCTAAATCCGGTAGCGCTATTGTCATGGACATAAAAACGGGTGCCATTCTGGCCGTCGCGAACGTACCAAGTTTTGACCCGAGCAAATGGTTTAGTTTTGAGAATAAAGATTTGCGCAACGGCGCCATTAGTGATGTTTACGAACCTGGATCGACTTTCAAAATGATAACCGCCGCCGCTGCCCTAGACAGCGGAGCAATTACCACCGAAACAGTTTGTCCCTGCACCGGGCCGATAAAAATCGCAGGCTATGAAATCAGGACTTGGAATAATCAGTATCACTCCGGCTCAACAGTTTCCGATATTCTTGAACACTCCGACAATGTCGGCGCTTCTTTCATGGCGGAAAAGGTTGGTAAGGCCAAATTTATTGACTATGTAAAAAAATTCGGCTTTGGGAAAAAGACTGGCGTGGATCTTCAAGGGGAAGAAACAGGACTTTTGAAAGACCCGGCAGATTGGTATCCGATAGATTACGTGACTTCTGCTTTTGGACAAGGAATTTCTGTGACCTCCCTGCAAATGCTGACCGCAGCCAGTGCCATTGCTAACGGAGGGAAAATGATGCAACCCTATCTCGTCCAAAAAATTATTGGTGAAAAAACTATCGAGCACAAACCCGTAGAGGTCGGGCAGATTATCAAACCCAAAACTGCCTCAGTCATGAAAGAACTACTTTTTTCCGCAGTCGAGAATGGGGAAGCAAAAAGACTGATTCCGCACGGGCTGCGTGTTGCAGGCAAAACTGGAACCGCGCAAATTCCAATCGCGGGTCACTATGACCCAAACAAAACCGTTGCTTCTTTCGTAGGCTTCGGCCCAGTTGAAAAACCAAAATTTGCCATGATTGTACGTTTTAACGAGCCGATTCCGATTTACGCCGCGGAAACTTCCGAACCACTTTTCTTTGATATTGCGAGAGAATTGTATTCGTATTGGGGGATAGCGATCCACTAA
- the murA gene encoding UDP-N-acetylglucosamine 1-carboxyvinyltransferase, with the protein MAKYVIDGGVPLKGEVEIYGAKNAAFKLMIASLLSDQTSRLENVSYVRDSIVVKQMIESLGGKAQFPGNHVVESSGQGLEKNSLESRFGSSSRAATLLLPVLLHRFKKARVPLPGGDKIGERPLDRHFEALKSLGAEIFVENGFIEASAESLIGTEFTFAKNTHTGTEMMLLAGCLASGKTTIRNAAAEPEVDDLISLLNKMGAQASRTEPRTIEVVGSENLRGANHQVMFDRNEAVTFACFALGTRGDVTIKNAQKETLGAFLEKIDEAGGAWEEVESGIRVFYKSVLNATQVQTAPYPGFMTDWQAIWATLMTQAKGVSTIHETVFENRFTYVPLLEKFGADIRRLSLEISEPEKIYNFNWSPESQASFHAAAISGPTKLYPAKAEVNDIRSGATLCLAALIAPGQSEVSNIELLERGYENLEGRLTGLGARIGKGE; encoded by the coding sequence ATGGCTAAATACGTGATTGATGGGGGTGTCCCCCTCAAAGGTGAGGTCGAGATTTACGGAGCCAAAAACGCTGCTTTCAAACTAATGATTGCTTCCTTACTTTCTGATCAAACTTCCCGACTTGAGAACGTTTCTTACGTTCGTGATTCTATAGTAGTCAAACAAATGATTGAATCTTTGGGTGGAAAAGCACAATTTCCCGGCAACCATGTCGTTGAATCAAGTGGACAAGGTTTAGAAAAAAACTCTCTAGAATCTCGTTTTGGTTCTTCTAGCCGAGCCGCAACTCTTTTGCTTCCAGTTTTGCTGCATCGTTTCAAAAAAGCGAGGGTTCCTCTTCCCGGTGGGGACAAAATCGGTGAAAGACCCTTGGATCGTCATTTTGAGGCCCTCAAATCTCTCGGAGCTGAGATTTTTGTTGAGAACGGTTTTATTGAGGCGAGCGCCGAAAGTTTGATTGGAACGGAATTTACTTTTGCCAAAAATACTCACACTGGAACTGAGATGATGTTGCTCGCTGGCTGTTTAGCTTCCGGAAAAACAACGATTCGCAATGCCGCTGCGGAACCAGAAGTTGATGATTTGATCAGCTTATTAAACAAAATGGGCGCTCAAGCTTCCCGTACGGAACCCAGAACGATTGAGGTTGTCGGTAGCGAGAACTTGCGTGGGGCCAATCACCAAGTCATGTTTGACCGCAATGAAGCGGTCACCTTTGCCTGCTTTGCTTTAGGAACGAGGGGAGACGTAACCATCAAAAACGCCCAAAAAGAAACGCTGGGAGCTTTTCTGGAAAAAATTGACGAGGCTGGTGGAGCTTGGGAAGAGGTTGAGTCAGGAATCAGAGTTTTTTATAAATCAGTTCTGAATGCCACCCAAGTTCAAACCGCTCCCTATCCAGGCTTTATGACTGATTGGCAAGCAATTTGGGCAACTTTGATGACCCAGGCCAAGGGAGTTTCGACTATTCACGAGACTGTTTTTGAAAACCGTTTTACTTATGTTCCGCTCTTAGAAAAGTTTGGTGCTGATATTCGCCGTCTGAGCTTGGAAATTTCTGAACCAGAAAAAATTTACAATTTTAATTGGAGTCCCGAAAGTCAAGCTTCTTTTCACGCTGCAGCTATCTCTGGGCCAACTAAGCTTTATCCAGCTAAAGCTGAAGTAAATGACATTCGCTCTGGTGCGACTCTTTGTTTGGCCGCCTTGATTGCACCAGGTCAGAGTGAGGTCAGCAATATTGAATTGCTTGAACGCGGCTATGAAAATCTCGAAGGGCGTTTGACTGGGCTCGGAGCCAGAATAGGTAAAGGAGAGTAA
- a CDS encoding UDP-N-acetylmuramoyl-L-alanyl-D-glutamate--2,6-diaminopimelate ligase has product MFEGMKKILPQTIKNYFHLVAAFFAALFFRFPARKLIVIGVTGTDGKTTTTSMVYHSLKKLGLKVGMVSTVEAKIGEKEVKTGFHVTTPDSFQVQKFLREMVKAGTKYAVVEMTSHGLDQNRVAFIPLRVAVITNITPEHLDYHKNLNKYTLAKAKILRGTRFRVLNFDDPSFSQLRLMGFGQLISFGLRQGADIRASSVAETEFGLELKINLRGKQKDKESFPLTTPLAGRFNVYNILATVGVLKALGFEGAKTGPLLEDFPGVKGRMQFISEGQDFFVVVDFAHTPAALEAALKSLQHYQHNKLICVFGAASERDILKRGVMGKVATKLADYSIFTSEDPRNEDPNKIIEEIAAGAVEVGGVFNQSFWKIADRAEAIGLATKNLAKKGDIVAIFGKGHEETMNIGGKEIPWSDEKLARQSLKERFFK; this is encoded by the coding sequence ATGTTTGAGGGTATGAAAAAGATCTTGCCCCAGACAATAAAAAACTATTTTCATCTTGTCGCAGCTTTTTTTGCGGCCTTGTTTTTTCGTTTTCCAGCCAGAAAACTGATTGTGATTGGGGTCACCGGGACTGATGGAAAAACAACCACGACTTCGATGGTTTACCATAGCTTAAAAAAGCTCGGCCTTAAGGTTGGCATGGTATCAACAGTTGAAGCAAAAATTGGCGAAAAAGAGGTCAAAACAGGCTTTCATGTCACTACACCGGACTCTTTTCAAGTACAAAAATTTTTGCGGGAAATGGTTAAAGCTGGCACCAAATACGCAGTTGTTGAAATGACTTCGCACGGTCTGGACCAAAATCGAGTTGCCTTTATTCCTTTGCGGGTAGCTGTTATTACCAACATTACTCCGGAGCACCTGGACTACCACAAAAATTTGAACAAATATACTTTGGCCAAGGCAAAAATTTTGCGGGGGACAAGGTTTCGAGTTCTAAATTTTGACGATCCAAGTTTTAGCCAACTTCGGCTCATGGGTTTTGGGCAGTTAATTAGTTTCGGTTTGAGGCAAGGAGCGGATATACGGGCGAGTTCTGTAGCCGAGACTGAATTTGGGCTGGAGCTAAAAATAAACTTACGAGGCAAGCAAAAAGATAAGGAAAGTTTTCCTCTGACCACCCCTTTGGCGGGAAGATTTAATGTTTACAATATTCTGGCCACAGTTGGAGTCTTGAAAGCTTTGGGATTTGAAGGAGCAAAAACTGGGCCTTTACTAGAGGATTTTCCTGGGGTGAAAGGAAGAATGCAGTTTATTTCTGAAGGCCAGGATTTTTTTGTGGTGGTAGATTTTGCTCACACTCCGGCTGCTCTTGAGGCAGCTCTGAAAAGTTTGCAGCACTACCAACACAACAAATTAATTTGTGTCTTTGGCGCTGCTTCCGAACGTGATATTCTCAAAAGAGGAGTCATGGGCAAAGTTGCTACTAAACTCGCGGATTATTCAATCTTTACTTCGGAAGACCCAAGAAATGAGGATCCAAACAAAATCATCGAAGAAATCGCCGCTGGGGCAGTTGAAGTCGGTGGGGTTTTCAACCAAAGCTTTTGGAAGATAGCAGATCGTGCCGAGGCGATTGGTTTGGCAACGAAAAATTTAGCGAAAAAAGGGGACATCGTGGCAATTTTTGGCAAAGGGCATGAAGAAACGATGAATATTGGGGGCAAGGAAATTCCTTGGAGTGATGAAAAACTGGCTAGACAATCCTTGAAAGAAAGGTTTTTCAAATGA
- the rsmH gene encoding 16S rRNA (cytosine(1402)-N(4))-methyltransferase RsmH, with translation MRNPWQHQSVLLKEVLDFLNVKKGHLYVDATLGAAGHAKEIIKQGGQVIGFEVDPKTVEKLEEEALAGLTIINKNFSRIGEILREKGITSVSGVLFDLGISSDQLSDPSLGLSFNLDAPLDMRLDPNLGVSAADLINALAERELYELFDKYGEEHSARRLARAIVDARREEKIQTSYQLVKIINRVVGARKGRLHPATKVFMALRIAVNSELENLEEGLRESLEVLEKGGKLLVISFHSLEDRIVKRFFQDQENLKIITKNPVLPSEEEVERNPRARSAKLRVAEKI, from the coding sequence ATGAGAAATCCTTGGCAGCACCAAAGCGTACTTCTGAAGGAAGTTTTGGATTTTCTGAACGTTAAAAAAGGTCATCTGTACGTAGATGCGACCCTGGGAGCGGCTGGACACGCTAAGGAAATAATTAAGCAGGGTGGTCAGGTAATTGGTTTCGAAGTGGATCCAAAGACAGTGGAAAAACTGGAAGAGGAGGCACTGGCAGGGTTGACGATCATTAACAAAAATTTTAGCAGAATAGGCGAAATCCTGAGAGAAAAAGGGATTACTTCAGTTTCAGGAGTACTTTTTGATTTAGGAATATCAAGCGATCAACTTTCTGATCCTAGTTTGGGCTTGAGCTTCAATCTAGATGCACCGCTAGACATGAGGTTGGATCCGAACCTAGGAGTCAGTGCAGCAGATTTAATAAATGCTTTAGCAGAAAGGGAACTTTATGAGCTATTTGACAAGTATGGTGAGGAGCACTCTGCGCGACGTCTTGCTCGTGCTATTGTCGACGCCCGTCGAGAAGAAAAAATCCAGACGAGTTATCAGCTAGTTAAAATAATCAACCGTGTTGTCGGGGCCCGCAAGGGCAGACTGCATCCGGCGACCAAAGTTTTCATGGCGTTGAGAATTGCAGTCAATAGCGAGCTAGAAAATCTGGAAGAAGGACTGAGAGAAAGTTTGGAAGTCTTGGAAAAGGGTGGAAAATTGCTCGTTATCAGTTTCCACTCCTTAGAGGACCGAATTGTCAAAAGATTTTTCCAGGACCAAGAGAATTTGAAAATAATAACCAAAAATCCGGTTTTGCCTTCTGAAGAAGAGGTAGAGAGAAACCCGAGAGCCAGAAGTGCAAAGCTGAGAGTTGCCGAGAAAATTTAA
- the mraZ gene encoding division/cell wall cluster transcriptional repressor MraZ, whose protein sequence is MFVGEYEHSIDYKGRVSVPKKFREALGREPVLTRGLDGCLFLYSRNSWEELAKKMVALPLTQADARAFSRYLFAGAVEVDFDKLGRISLPEYLRKYAALKKEAIVIGVLERIEVWDKNKWKKMEAKLRAGGEALAERLRDSGI, encoded by the coding sequence ATGTTTGTCGGAGAATACGAACACAGTATTGATTATAAAGGGCGGGTAAGCGTACCTAAAAAATTTAGAGAGGCTCTTGGCAGGGAACCAGTCTTGACTCGTGGTCTCGACGGTTGCCTTTTTTTGTACTCGAGAAATTCTTGGGAAGAACTGGCCAAAAAAATGGTTGCTTTGCCTCTGACTCAAGCCGACGCCAGAGCCTTTAGTCGCTACCTTTTTGCCGGGGCAGTCGAAGTTGATTTTGATAAATTAGGTAGGATCAGTTTGCCAGAATATTTGAGAAAGTACGCGGCTTTAAAAAAAGAAGCAATTGTTATCGGGGTTTTAGAAAGAATTGAAGTTTGGGACAAGAACAAATGGAAAAAGATGGAGGCCAAACTTCGAGCTGGTGGTGAAGCCCTCGCGGAAAGACTAAGAGATTCGGGAATATGA